A portion of the Roseimicrobium gellanilyticum genome contains these proteins:
- a CDS encoding MOSC domain-containing protein, whose amino-acid sequence MQILSVNVAMPRVIEINGKAVPTGIYKEPVTGPVELRKLGLAGDGQADLTVHGGEHQAVYAYPIEHYPHWAKFLGAESLAHGTFGENLTTSGLVETEVCIGDVHRMGNVLLQVTCERLPCFKFAHKVGRPDILKPFLQSGHSGFYYKVLQEGTLAMGDTIEIVEQHPLRVTVRDLLGVHRLNEEATETLEKLLTIEALAPIVRKDLEKRLAA is encoded by the coding sequence ATGCAAATCCTCTCCGTGAATGTCGCCATGCCCCGCGTGATCGAAATCAACGGAAAGGCAGTGCCCACGGGTATCTACAAGGAGCCGGTGACCGGCCCGGTGGAGTTACGCAAACTGGGGCTCGCTGGTGATGGACAGGCAGATCTCACCGTTCACGGCGGGGAACATCAAGCGGTCTACGCTTATCCCATCGAGCACTATCCTCACTGGGCAAAATTCCTCGGCGCAGAATCACTGGCACACGGCACCTTCGGTGAGAACCTGACTACCAGCGGCCTTGTCGAAACGGAAGTCTGCATCGGCGATGTCCACCGCATGGGCAATGTCCTGCTCCAAGTTACCTGTGAGCGATTGCCTTGCTTCAAGTTCGCGCACAAGGTCGGTCGCCCTGATATCCTGAAGCCCTTCCTGCAAAGTGGCCACAGTGGCTTCTACTACAAGGTGCTCCAAGAAGGCACGCTCGCCATGGGAGACACCATTGAAATCGTGGAGCAGCACCCGCTGCGCGTCACGGTGCGCGATCTCCTCGGAGTCCATCGCCTCAATGAAGAAGCCACCGAGACGTTGGAGAAGCTCCTCACCATCGAGGCCCTCGCGCCCATTGTACGCAAGGACCTTGAAAAGCGCCTCGCCGCCTAG
- the purU gene encoding formyltetrahydrofolate deformylase: MPTSDTATLLIHCPDQPGLVHDVTGFIFSHGGNILDLEQHIDPLGNLFFMRVEWSLEKFHLEKEEIDSRFSILGRRHQMWWKLHFASQRKRLALFVSKESHCLYDLLSRHEAGELPVEIPVVVSNHEVLRPAAERFGIPFHHFPITPANKAAQEEAQIALLREHGIDTVVLARYMQIVSPALIREFPDAILNIHHSFLPAFVGAKPYHQAYERGVKIIGATSHYVTEDLDQGPIIHQDVMRVSHEDSVADLVRLGKDLEKTVLAKALWWHVMNRLLVYRNKTVVFS, encoded by the coding sequence ATGCCCACTTCAGACACCGCCACCCTGCTCATTCATTGCCCGGACCAGCCTGGACTGGTCCATGATGTGACCGGGTTCATCTTCTCCCACGGCGGGAACATCCTCGATCTCGAGCAGCACATCGATCCTCTGGGCAATCTCTTCTTCATGCGCGTGGAGTGGTCCTTGGAGAAGTTCCATCTGGAGAAGGAGGAGATCGACTCGCGATTCTCCATCCTGGGTCGCCGCCACCAGATGTGGTGGAAGCTGCACTTCGCCAGCCAGCGGAAGCGGCTCGCCCTCTTCGTCTCGAAGGAAAGCCATTGCCTGTACGATCTGCTCTCACGTCATGAAGCTGGTGAGCTGCCGGTGGAGATTCCCGTGGTGGTCAGCAATCACGAAGTACTGCGCCCTGCGGCGGAACGCTTCGGCATTCCCTTCCACCACTTCCCCATCACGCCGGCAAACAAGGCCGCGCAGGAAGAAGCTCAAATCGCCCTGCTTCGCGAGCACGGGATCGATACCGTGGTGCTCGCTCGCTACATGCAGATTGTGAGCCCGGCGCTCATCCGTGAATTCCCGGACGCCATCCTGAATATCCACCACTCCTTCCTGCCCGCCTTCGTGGGAGCGAAGCCCTATCATCAGGCCTACGAGCGCGGGGTGAAGATTATCGGCGCCACCAGTCACTACGTGACCGAGGACCTCGATCAGGGCCCCATCATCCATCAGGACGTGATGCGCGTGTCTCATGAAGACAGCGTGGCGGATCTGGTGCGCCTTGGAAAGGACCTGGAAAAGACCGTGCTCGCCAAGGCCCTCTGGTGGCATGTGATGAATCGTCTGCTGGTGTACCGGAACAAGACGGTGGTGTTCTCCTGA
- a CDS encoding YiiD C-terminal domain-containing protein yields MPTDPQALCQTTEAYLHAQIPITRAMGVGIESYEAHTGHLVLTAPLETNHNHLGTAFGGSLSALCTLAGYALLWLDLEGQSREEEAGTHTSKPHVVVKESTISYLHPVKEPLIRVVCERPDAALMQSFHRQFTQKGKARIQLTCTVTENAQTCVRFTGTYVAVR; encoded by the coding sequence ATGCCCACCGACCCGCAGGCTCTTTGCCAGACAACCGAAGCGTACCTCCATGCCCAGATCCCCATCACCCGCGCGATGGGCGTGGGCATTGAGTCCTACGAAGCCCACACGGGCCACCTGGTTCTTACCGCCCCTCTTGAGACCAATCACAACCATCTTGGCACGGCCTTTGGAGGGAGCCTGAGCGCGCTGTGCACGCTTGCAGGCTATGCGCTGCTCTGGCTGGATCTCGAAGGGCAAAGTCGTGAAGAAGAAGCCGGCACGCACACCTCCAAGCCTCACGTCGTGGTGAAGGAAAGTACCATCTCCTATCTCCATCCGGTCAAGGAGCCCTTGATTCGCGTGGTGTGTGAGCGCCCTGATGCAGCTCTGATGCAGAGCTTTCACAGACAGTTCACCCAAAAAGGCAAAGCTCGCATCCAGCTCACCTGCACGGTCACCGAGAATGCACAGACCTGTGTGCGATTCACGGGTACGTATGTGGCGGTGCGGTGA
- a CDS encoding ATP-binding response regulator gives MSALAVENYRSRTGTPAEPTADPVRAAHMANSFLRTALDQASEGIMIVAPGLQHNLGPRILLHNTRMAALVGAEPRTGLCDRFITQLAATEEEATDLLRVLRATVKQGGAAQWEGGLRTLFGGKVVRCIWRIRAVMDEHGRVYNYTLSVTQAPAPSAVERNGYALEGVMSDSRRLRNDNLATMAVGVFHDLNNLLGIMMTNLSEAAMITPPQGQVSSHVDEALAAARQACDFVKETMRMAKDMPENRSASDVAQIIRMTARITQSGSGVNLHMSLPKDLWWAVVDAPRISQVLQNLILNGIQAMNNHGHMDVLARNIVAPQGHHSLRPGPYVEILVRDRGCGMDPADAARALNESFTRKPNGNGVGLTTCKHIITEHGGQIAVSSMKNVGTEVMFWLPATQPLQGKDAAPVAPPRLKSGLGTILVVDDEERLRKVVHAVLKRCGYRVFEASSGEEAVQAYRQLMRQNDDVDIVIMDLTLKGTLTGEKAMMEICAMDPSAKVIASSGGMLEESREGFLSQGFCDVLPKPYLAADVSNVVHQVLMKDIKGEHSGRAA, from the coding sequence ATGTCAGCCCTTGCAGTTGAGAACTATCGCTCGCGCACCGGGACCCCGGCGGAACCCACGGCCGATCCAGTAAGGGCGGCCCACATGGCCAACTCCTTCCTAAGGACCGCATTGGACCAGGCGAGCGAGGGGATCATGATTGTGGCACCCGGACTCCAGCATAACCTCGGCCCCCGCATCCTGCTGCACAACACGCGGATGGCGGCGCTGGTGGGAGCGGAGCCCCGCACGGGACTGTGTGATCGATTCATCACCCAACTCGCTGCGACTGAGGAGGAGGCGACTGATCTGCTGCGTGTGCTGCGCGCGACCGTGAAGCAGGGTGGCGCCGCCCAGTGGGAAGGCGGACTGAGGACACTTTTCGGCGGCAAGGTGGTGCGCTGCATCTGGCGCATCCGTGCGGTGATGGATGAGCATGGCCGTGTGTACAACTACACGCTCTCCGTGACCCAAGCTCCGGCACCATCGGCTGTGGAGCGCAATGGTTATGCACTGGAGGGCGTCATGAGCGACTCCCGCCGTCTGCGCAATGACAATCTCGCCACCATGGCGGTGGGCGTGTTTCACGACCTGAACAACCTGCTCGGCATCATGATGACGAACCTCTCTGAGGCGGCCATGATCACGCCGCCGCAGGGGCAGGTGAGTTCGCATGTGGACGAGGCTCTCGCCGCGGCACGGCAGGCCTGCGATTTCGTGAAGGAGACGATGCGCATGGCCAAGGACATGCCGGAAAATCGTTCTGCCTCGGACGTGGCCCAGATCATCCGCATGACCGCCCGCATCACGCAGAGCGGCAGCGGGGTGAATCTGCACATGAGCCTGCCCAAGGACCTGTGGTGGGCGGTGGTGGATGCCCCGCGCATCTCGCAAGTGCTGCAGAACCTGATCCTGAACGGCATTCAGGCCATGAATAATCATGGTCATATGGACGTGCTCGCGCGGAACATTGTGGCGCCTCAGGGGCACCATTCGCTGCGTCCGGGCCCTTATGTGGAAATCCTGGTCCGCGACCGCGGCTGCGGCATGGACCCGGCAGATGCCGCCCGCGCGCTGAACGAATCCTTCACCCGCAAGCCGAATGGCAACGGTGTGGGCCTGACCACTTGCAAGCACATCATCACGGAGCACGGCGGGCAGATCGCGGTGTCCTCCATGAAGAACGTGGGTACGGAAGTCATGTTCTGGCTGCCGGCCACCCAGCCTCTGCAGGGCAAGGACGCCGCACCTGTCGCTCCGCCACGCCTCAAGTCTGGTCTCGGTACCATCCTGGTCGTGGATGACGAGGAGCGTCTGCGCAAGGTGGTGCATGCCGTGCTGAAACGCTGCGGCTATCGTGTCTTTGAAGCCTCCAGTGGTGAAGAGGCTGTGCAAGCCTACCGGCAGCTCATGCGCCAGAATGATGATGTGGACATCGTCATCATGGATCTCACCCTGAAGGGTACCCTCACGGGGGAGAAGGCCATGATGGAAATCTGCGCCATGGATCCCTCTGCGAAGGTCATCGCCTCCAGTGGTGGCATGCTGGAAGAGTCCCGTGAGGGCTTCCTCTCACAAGGTTTCTGTGATGTCCTTCCCAAGCCCTATCTGGCAGCCGATGTCTCGAACGTGGTGCATCAGGTCCTGATGAAAGACATCAAGGGCGAACACTCTGGACGGGCAGCCTGA
- a CDS encoding neutral/alkaline non-lysosomal ceramidase N-terminal domain-containing protein: MSILRCLVFATLCASALHAAPPAAPAPTSKVKAGFAERDITPAIGMEQPGGYGKSYHRTFHDPCKVRAAVFDDGKKRVALVGTDTLIIPRKVVLDAREQIAKQCGITPDCVMVGASHSHSSGPVGMIQPGELDHATPFVQKLGYEESSMADAGFLLTVTKAIVDAVVWADKTKQPASLGFGRGHEDKVSFNRRMKMKNGLAYSHPGPGNPDIVDYAGPIDPEVGVIAAWDINTGAMLGCVVNFACHATTSPGGISANWIQYLEQTIQGAFQTRTPVVFLQGACGDITQVDNMSQYQRPGPEEWSRLVGGRVGAEAVKVILSMPKTTEATLDAKQKVFPIKRRIPSAERVKKSMEIVTQPKPAGDTTDWMFAKEIVMLDALVKKEPTCEVEVQAIQVGPVVCVSNPAEYFVANGLRIKKDSGFPMTFPTELANGCTGYVPTEEAFGPNGGGYETRLTYYSNLEVTAGTQMADAGIELSKQLKPDPMPEPPKIGRFGRAWTYGAVPPEVE; encoded by the coding sequence ATGTCCATCTTACGCTGCCTTGTCTTCGCGACCCTCTGCGCCAGTGCCTTGCATGCTGCCCCTCCCGCAGCGCCAGCTCCCACTTCAAAAGTCAAAGCAGGGTTCGCAGAACGCGACATCACGCCCGCCATCGGCATGGAACAACCGGGCGGCTACGGGAAGTCTTATCACCGCACCTTCCACGATCCCTGCAAGGTCCGCGCCGCTGTCTTCGATGACGGCAAGAAGCGCGTGGCTCTTGTGGGCACAGATACTCTGATCATCCCGCGCAAGGTGGTGCTGGATGCGCGCGAACAGATCGCAAAGCAATGTGGCATCACCCCGGATTGCGTCATGGTCGGTGCCTCCCATTCCCACTCCTCGGGTCCTGTGGGCATGATTCAACCCGGCGAACTCGACCATGCCACCCCCTTCGTGCAGAAGCTTGGTTATGAAGAATCCTCCATGGCAGACGCTGGATTCCTCCTCACCGTGACGAAGGCCATCGTGGACGCCGTGGTGTGGGCGGACAAGACGAAGCAACCTGCCAGCCTCGGCTTCGGCAGGGGACATGAGGACAAGGTGTCCTTCAACCGGCGCATGAAGATGAAGAATGGCCTCGCCTACAGTCACCCCGGACCAGGCAATCCCGACATCGTGGACTACGCCGGTCCCATCGATCCCGAAGTGGGTGTGATTGCCGCGTGGGATATCAATACCGGGGCCATGCTCGGATGTGTGGTGAACTTTGCCTGCCATGCCACCACCAGCCCCGGCGGCATCTCGGCAAACTGGATCCAGTATCTGGAGCAGACCATTCAGGGAGCCTTCCAGACCCGCACGCCCGTGGTCTTCCTCCAGGGAGCCTGCGGAGACATCACCCAGGTGGACAACATGAGCCAGTATCAACGTCCCGGTCCCGAGGAGTGGTCCAGGCTCGTGGGTGGACGCGTAGGCGCGGAAGCCGTGAAGGTCATCCTCTCCATGCCGAAGACTACGGAAGCCACGCTCGATGCGAAGCAAAAGGTCTTCCCCATCAAGCGCCGCATTCCTTCTGCGGAACGAGTCAAGAAAAGCATGGAAATCGTAACCCAGCCCAAACCCGCCGGCGACACCACGGACTGGATGTTCGCGAAGGAAATCGTGATGCTCGATGCACTGGTAAAAAAAGAACCAACCTGTGAGGTGGAAGTGCAGGCCATCCAGGTCGGGCCGGTCGTATGCGTGAGCAATCCCGCGGAGTATTTCGTGGCGAACGGCCTGCGCATCAAAAAGGACAGCGGCTTCCCCATGACCTTCCCCACGGAACTGGCCAATGGATGCACCGGGTATGTGCCCACGGAGGAAGCCTTCGGACCCAATGGCGGCGGCTATGAGACGCGTCTCACCTACTACAGCAATCTCGAGGTCACCGCCGGCACCCAGATGGCAGATGCTGGCATCGAGCTTTCGAAGCAACTGAAACCCGACCCCATGCCGGAGCCTCCGAAGATTGGGCGTTTCGGTCGTGCGTGGACCTATGGCGCAGTGCCACCAGAGGTGGAGTAG
- a CDS encoding DUF6386 family protein has translation MNLSFVTDTSTLCVFDLEALRHRLHDDADWWSIPEDEVAEVNLGNVAFLGLGKDGRFDVRLVDEVHNGICVMLKCPSGRMFIGAGEEVTGGELEPEAVRGGGFYRVEPGTYVVHAALVVPNQIQLSLSRTVNSPVNRFLVPVSLMEKNHI, from the coding sequence ATGAATCTAAGCTTCGTCACAGATACGTCGACGTTGTGCGTTTTTGATCTGGAGGCACTCAGACATCGTTTACATGATGATGCTGATTGGTGGAGCATACCTGAAGATGAAGTGGCAGAGGTTAACCTGGGAAATGTCGCTTTCCTGGGATTGGGGAAAGACGGCCGATTTGATGTGAGGCTTGTGGACGAGGTGCACAACGGCATCTGTGTTATGCTAAAATGTCCGTCTGGCAGGATGTTTATTGGTGCTGGCGAGGAGGTGACAGGCGGAGAGCTGGAACCGGAAGCAGTTCGAGGCGGTGGATTCTATCGAGTGGAACCCGGGACATATGTAGTCCACGCAGCACTCGTTGTTCCGAACCAAATCCAACTCAGCTTGTCGCGAACTGTCAATTCGCCCGTGAACAGGTTTCTCGTGCCGGTGAGCCTTATGGAAAAAAACCACATCTAG
- a CDS encoding DUF4198 domain-containing protein, which translates to MLPRFLSTLSILLCLTSAISAHEVWIEELDGKLVVRFAEYGEEYEKSPGHLDSLTAPQAWTTGEDGKPAPFEVQKKADHFLLVGATTAKGATAETGFPVMKRGDAPARKPNFYARWHHAAAGEAKPAMMFDIVPTATPGEVQVFFRGKPMADTKVFVVPPQGKEEELTTDKDGKAKFTIGKSGNYLLYCKHHREDLPGFSGGVAYEALSHNCSLLWKQP; encoded by the coding sequence ATGCTGCCACGCTTCCTCTCCACGCTCTCGATTCTGCTTTGCCTGACATCCGCCATCTCCGCGCATGAAGTCTGGATTGAGGAACTGGATGGCAAGCTGGTGGTGCGCTTCGCGGAGTATGGCGAAGAGTATGAGAAGTCACCGGGACACCTCGATTCGCTGACGGCACCCCAGGCGTGGACCACCGGCGAAGACGGCAAGCCCGCGCCATTCGAAGTGCAGAAGAAAGCGGATCACTTCCTCCTGGTTGGCGCGACCACGGCCAAGGGCGCGACGGCAGAGACGGGCTTTCCTGTGATGAAGCGCGGCGATGCTCCGGCTCGCAAACCGAACTTCTATGCGCGCTGGCACCATGCGGCCGCGGGTGAGGCCAAGCCTGCGATGATGTTCGACATTGTGCCGACGGCGACTCCTGGTGAGGTGCAGGTGTTTTTCCGGGGCAAGCCGATGGCCGACACGAAGGTCTTTGTCGTGCCGCCGCAGGGCAAGGAAGAAGAACTCACCACGGACAAGGATGGCAAGGCCAAGTTCACCATCGGCAAGTCCGGTAACTACCTGCTCTATTGCAAGCATCATCGCGAAGACCTTCCTGGGTTCTCGGGTGGCGTGGCCTACGAAGCGCTGAGCCACAATTGCTCCCTGCTGTGGAAGCAACCCTAA
- a CDS encoding lipase maturation factor family protein produces the protein MASPTYRVFGWLFPRALGAIYLIAFISWSSQMDALTGDQGLMPVPKFLERVLQAAEINDFTPWAKVPTAYWLGYSDAIAQWLCWGACAAAVLVMAGVLQGPLLLALWFAYLSICTTGDVFLSFQWDTLLLEAGFIAALISPWRLYIGRIHDKTPSPSRVTMLLPQALILKLMFLSGLTKITAGDPNWHNLTALSYHYESQPIPTWVAWHVHHFPLWFHKASCVLMFVVELVVPFLIVVAWVWRLLAPAWVQTIRTLNLVVAFSFTGLMFVVLLTGNYTFFNWLTILLSFSVLDDTCWPAFLKRWLRWTETPPAAPPTWMLVGQGAVVSLMLLFSIAVAVRENIPKTGALFSTLSDCTEYLAPFRTINSYGLFRVMTTERNEIIIEVSDDGAYFQPLEFKWKPRLLDRAPPFVAPHQPRLDWQMWFAAFYPGFIPQRDLQNPQMAWFGRYLEALLRHDERIYSLMEPPPFPIESIHAVRAKFYRYQFTDAETRQKTGEWWTATPLGDYSPTLRKR, from the coding sequence ATGGCATCTCCCACGTACCGTGTCTTTGGCTGGCTCTTCCCCCGCGCGCTCGGAGCGATCTATTTGATCGCATTCATCTCGTGGTCGTCGCAAATGGACGCGCTGACCGGCGATCAGGGGCTGATGCCCGTGCCGAAGTTTCTGGAGCGGGTCCTTCAGGCGGCGGAGATCAATGACTTCACTCCGTGGGCAAAGGTGCCCACAGCGTATTGGCTGGGCTACAGCGATGCGATTGCCCAGTGGCTGTGCTGGGGTGCCTGTGCAGCGGCGGTGTTGGTGATGGCAGGTGTGCTGCAGGGGCCGCTGCTGCTTGCCCTGTGGTTTGCCTACCTCTCCATCTGCACCACCGGTGATGTCTTCCTAAGCTTCCAGTGGGACACCCTGCTGCTGGAGGCCGGATTCATCGCCGCCCTCATCTCGCCATGGCGGCTCTACATCGGGCGCATTCATGACAAGACGCCGTCTCCGTCGCGAGTGACGATGCTTCTCCCGCAGGCGCTGATACTGAAATTGATGTTCCTCTCCGGCCTCACGAAGATCACTGCAGGCGATCCCAACTGGCACAACCTCACCGCCCTGTCCTATCACTACGAGTCACAGCCCATCCCCACCTGGGTTGCCTGGCACGTCCATCACTTCCCGCTCTGGTTCCACAAGGCCTCCTGCGTTCTTATGTTTGTCGTGGAGCTTGTAGTACCGTTCCTCATCGTAGTCGCATGGGTTTGGCGCCTGCTGGCCCCGGCTTGGGTACAGACGATACGCACACTGAATCTCGTGGTCGCCTTCTCCTTCACCGGGCTGATGTTTGTCGTCCTTTTGACGGGCAACTACACCTTCTTCAACTGGCTCACGATCCTCCTCTCATTCTCGGTCCTCGACGACACCTGCTGGCCGGCATTCCTGAAGCGGTGGCTCCGCTGGACGGAAACGCCACCAGCAGCACCTCCCACGTGGATGCTTGTGGGGCAAGGTGCCGTCGTATCACTGATGTTGCTATTCAGCATCGCCGTGGCCGTTCGCGAAAACATTCCGAAGACCGGTGCGCTCTTCAGCACACTCTCAGACTGCACCGAGTACCTTGCCCCCTTCCGCACCATCAATAGCTACGGCCTCTTCCGGGTCATGACCACGGAGCGGAATGAGATCATCATCGAGGTCAGCGACGACGGCGCCTACTTCCAGCCCTTGGAGTTCAAGTGGAAGCCTAGACTGCTGGATCGGGCGCCACCCTTCGTCGCTCCGCATCAGCCGCGGTTGGACTGGCAGATGTGGTTCGCCGCATTCTACCCCGGCTTCATCCCCCAGCGAGACCTGCAGAATCCGCAGATGGCGTGGTTCGGCAGGTATCTGGAAGCGCTTTTACGGCATGACGAGAGGATCTACTCCCTCATGGAGCCGCCTCCCTTTCCCATCGAGTCCATCCATGCGGTCCGGGCAAAGTTCTACCGCTACCAGTTCACGGATGCGGAAACTCGCCAAAAGACAGGCGAATGGTGGACGGCCACCCCGCTGGGGGACTATTCGCCCACCTTGCGAAAACGATGA